The DNA region GTCCTAAAGAAGCCGCCGTGATTCCCTTACCTAGTGAAGATACAACCCCACCTGTTACAAAAATATACTTTGCCATACTCTTCCTCCTCAAAAATTTACCTACATTCGTTCTGGGGCAGTTACACCTAAAATACCTAAAGCGTGTATCAATGTTACTTTAGTCGCACTTATCAAACTAATTCTTGCCTGTTGCAAATCGCTTTCTACACCAACTATTCTACATTGGTTATAAAAAGTATGGAATAGGCTAGCCAACTCATATACATAATGAGCTATTTTATGAGGCATACGCTCTTTAGCAGCATAAGCAATCTCTTCTTCATAACTACCTATTTTCTTTATTATATTTAACTCGCTTTCGTGAGTTAGCAATTGCAACTTATCAATTTCTTTGGTTATACTGCAGTTTATACCTAAATCCTGCAATTGTTTAAAAATGCTACAAATACGTGCATGAGCATATTGAACATAATAAACAGGGTTATCAGAACTTTTTTCTATGGCTAAATTCAAGTCGAAGTCCAATTGACTATCAATAGAGCGCATTACAAAAAAGTATCTTGCTGCATCTTTTCCCACTTCCTCAATCAATTCACTAAGGGTAATACTTTGGCCTGTTCTTTTAGACATTTTTACCATTTGTCCGTCACGATATAAGCTTACCATCTGTAGAATTAAAACTTCTAAGGCTTCTGCTTTATATCCCAAAGCAGCTATAGCTGCCTTCACTCTCGCTATATATCCGTGATGATCTGCACCCCAAATATTAATCAAGGTATCGAAACCTCTTTCCAACTTGTTTTGATGATAGGCGATATCTGCAGCTAAATATGTTGGAATTCCGTTATCACGGATAACCACCCGATCTTTATCATCCCCAAAATCAGTAGAACGCAACCATTTAGCTCCATCTTGCTCGTATAAATACCCTTTTTCAGTTAAAACTGTACACGCCTTATTAATTTTATCTTCGCGATACAAACTGCGTTCACTAAACCAATTATCAAAGGTAACGCCAAATTCGGCTAAATCTTGTTTCAAACCATTTAGTTTTTCCACCAAAGCAATCTCTTTAAAAATTATTAAGCGCTCTTCCTCACTCACGTTCAAATACTTGCTACCATCTTGATCTATGATGTTTTTAGCCGTACTTATGATGTCTTCGCCGTGATAACCATTTTCCGGAAATTCACAAGCTTCACCTAACAACTCTAAATAGCGTGCATTCACAGACTTAGCTAAATTTTCAATCTGTGTACCAGCATCATTTATATAAAATTCTTTCTGCACATTATAACCTGCAGCTAACATTAAATTTGCTAAAGCACTACCAAAAGCCGCTCCGCGCCCATGACCAACATGCAGTTTACCAGTAGGATTTGCACTAACAAATTCTAGCTGAATTCTGGGACTAGTCATTTTAGGTAAATTTCCATAGTCAGCACCTTTATCTAAGACACTTGCCAACATTTGATAAGGCCAATCATTTACCAAATATAAATTAATAAAACCAGCACCCGCAATTTCTAAACGTTGCACTTGTTCACACTTTAAATTATCTACAAGTGCTTGAGCAATAATTCGAGGATTACAACGCAAAACTCTACTTGCTTGCATTGCAATATTGGTAGAAAAATCACCTAACTCCTTGCGTGGTGGAACTTCTAATTGTACTTCCGGCAGCTGAGCTCCCTCTGGCAAATTTAAAATCCCTTTGGTGCAAATATTTTGTAGCACTTCCTGTATGGCTTTACGTAAAATATCTTTTATATCCACTAACTACACTCCCTCGTTCTAATTAAAACTTGATTTATACCTTGAAAAATACCATTTAGATATAATTGATATTCTAAATATATTTTTATATCCGCATCTAACTTCTCTAATTTAAGCTTGTTTGTAATCGTCTTCACTTCTAATATTATACCTGTGTTGAAATAACTACTAATTCGTTCTTTTCCTAAAATAAATTCTTGACGATGTTCGACCGCACCTTGCCTCAAAACTAGTAACCGATCAGCACTATATTTATAAGTATACTCAATGCCTTCTTGATCTTTATAACGCAGATACCAGCTCGAAGCCTTGAAAGTTAAATATCCGTGACTTTGCTGCTCGATTTTCAAAGTTTCTCCAGCAGAATTTTGCACGGATTCTATATTAATTTCTACTTTACGCACACTTCACCCCAAGAAAAAGACTTATCAAAACAAATAAAAATAACCTCTATTATTACTAAAAGGTCATTACTATCATATTATTATAACTTATTGCTTGTTAATTAACAAGAAAAAAGCTCAATTTATTGTTAAGATTTTCCAAGAAATTCCAAAAAACTGTTACTTATACCAGCTATTTCTCTATAATTACAGGTAAATAATTTGCACATTTGCCCCGAAAGGTAGTATAATAAAGTTTGATTTTTTTATTTATCAACAGTAATTATATTTAAGAGGTGATTTTTGTATATGCAGTCTATTAACATTGGTATTTTAATAGCATTTTTATTGTACTTGTTTGCAATGGTTGCCATCGGCGTTTGGCACTATTATAAAACGCAGGATCTGTCAGATTATATTTTAGGCGGTCGCCAATTAAACCCTTGGGTCACTTCAATGAGTTCAGTCGCTTCCGATATGAGTGGTTGGATGTTGATGGGCCTGCCTGGTTTTGCTTATGTAGCTGGAATTAGTGCTTATTGGATTGCTATTGGTTTAGCTCTCGGAACATGGTTAAATTGGCAATTTGTTGCTAAACGACTTCGAAACTACACCCAATTAGCCAATGATTCTTTAACTATTCCTGATTTTTTCGAAAATAGATTCCGAGATAAATCCAAAAGTTTACGCATCATCTCCGCAATCTTTATCTTTATCTTCTTTCTAGTTTATACTTCTTCAGGTTTTGTTGCTGGAGGTAAGTTATTTAATACCGTTTTTGGAATCCCCTATCTTTGGTCCTTAATTATTAGTGCTGGAGTTGTCGTATCTTATACTTTTCTTGGTGGTTTTAAAGCCGTTTGTTGGACCGATTTTTGCCAAGGGGTTTTAATGTTTATCGCAGTTATTGCCGTTCCCGCGACGGGAATATATCTAATAGGTGGTCCGAGTTTGACTATTCAAACTTTAACTACAAATTTCCCCGAGCATTTAAATATGTTTACTAATCCAGATGGCAGCAATATAACTTTTATTTCCATTATCTCTCTGCTGGCTTGGGGCTTAGGTTATTTTGGGCAACCACACATTTTAGTTAGATTCATGGCCATCCGCTCCGCAAAAGAAATATCCGCTGCTACCAAAATAGCAATGACCTGGATTGTTTTTTCGCTAAGTGCAGCTGTAATAATTGGCCTAGTAGGTCGTGTATATATTCATCCCGAACTAACAGGCAGTGCAATAGAAACTGTCTTTATGGTGATGACTGAACAATTTTATGTTTCTTTCTTTGCCGGAGTTATTCTCTCGGCAATTCTGGCTGCTATTATGAGTACGGCTTCTAGCCAGCTTTTAGTTACTGCTTCCTCAATTGCTCAAGATTTTTACCAAGCCTTAATTAGAAAAAATGCCAGTGAACAAGAGTTAGTTTTAGTAAGTCGAATAACTGTTATTTTGGTATCAATTTTAGCAATAATAGTTGCCTCTAATCCCGATAATCTAGTGTTAGACTTAGTCGCTTATGCTTGGGCTGGTTTCGGCGCCGCCTTCGGCCCTTTAGTTCTAGTATCACTGTTCTGGCGAAATGCTACACGCAATGGTGCCTTAGCTGGCATTTTTGTTGGCGGTAGTACAGTATTGCTTTGGAAATACTTAGGCAATCCGGCCCTTTATGAAATTGTCCCAGCCTTTATTGCTTCGTTCTTGGCTATTATAATCGTTAGTAAACTAGAAGGTTCGCCTAGCCAAGAAATTCTCAATGAATTTAAGGCTTTTGAAAAACTCAACAAAGAAAACTAGTATTTAACTAACAAATTTAACATCCCTGTTATTTTATAAAATAACAGGGATGTTTTTAATTTTTATGCAAATTTCATTTTTTATAAATACCTAAATTGCGTTTTTTAGTAGCAGTGTCCGATAAATAAGAGCCTTCAATTAAATTTTCATAGCCTTTTTTATACAAAATATTTTTTATATAATCTAAATGCGGGCAAACATCAGCATGATAGTTATCTTTACAAATGCAAGATGCCAAGTGTATAGTCACTTGATTGCGTTGCAATTGCCATTTTTTTAAATTCATTTTTGTTAAATGTTCCAGTTTAGCTACTAACCCTTTACCACAACAGCCACCACAGGTTAAGCTAAGATACATAGTTGTACTTGGATAGTTTTGAAAGGTTCCGGTGCGCTCATAAAAACTACGCATGCAAGCATGACCACTACAACGTTTGCTAGCAAATTCGCACTGAACTATTACAATTAATTTAATTTGCTCTTTATCCATAAATCTCAATCCTAACGCATATTTTCGATAAATTCATCTAATTTATCGAGTAACAAAGGATGTCCCCATGCTTTTATTTTTTTCGCTAAAGAACCATATACTTGTTCATATTCATCTGATACAATAATTTCCAAGCCTTCTTTTCTAAATTCTTCCAACATTTGCAAAACAAATTTATTAATTTCACCACATTCTTGCCCAGCAGTGTCTAGTTGCGATTTAACTGGCACCAACATTTCATGATAACCTTCTGTAAATCCACTAATCTCGACTTGCCATCCCCCAGGTATTGGCGGTAACTTAGCAGCGGTAATCATATATTCCCGTGAAAAACCAACAAATTTTTCCAAAGTATTATTCCACTTAGCTTTCTGAATAGGGTAATTTTCCTTTACCGACAATTTTACTAATTCTTGACAAATTTCTTCCTTATGAATAACACTTGAGAGCGTTGTTGAATATAAAATCTTCTCTTGCACAATTAATCCACCCTTCTTTAATAATTAAATATATATTATAATATTTTAACTTATTTAAGCTAAAATGCCAAGTTATCTAAAAAATAAAGCTGTGACAATCCTAAGATCATCACAGCTGTCTTCCTAAAGTTAATAAAGCGTATTAAAATTAGTTCATTTTTTTGAAGCAATCGTGGCAGTAAACTGGACGATCACCAGATGGTTTGAATGGAACTTCAGTTTCTACGCCACATTCAGCACAAGTTGCTGCATGCATTTGACGTGGTGCACGCTCAGGAGCGTCTCCCATACGTTGTTTGCGAGCTTTACGACAAGATAGGCAACGGCCTGGCTCATTTGTAAAACCTTTTTGCTCATAGAACTCTTGTTCTGACGCTGAGAATACGAATTCTGCGCCACATTCGCGGCATGCTAGTGTTTTGTCTTCTTTCATTATAAAAATCTCTCCTTCTCTGCCCATCCTTAGGTCTAGAAGCTATCCTGCTTCTCCTCAAGATATAAGGAGAGAAGTACTGGAATAACTCTTAATACGCCCTTCTGGATATGGAACTGTGTACTTTCATACAACTTGAATTATATAGCCTTTCCCCTAAAAAGTCAAGTGCATAATTTAAATATTTTTAAATAAATATAAAATAGAGTAATATTTTTTGTAAATTTTGAAGTTTCATTTGATTATTCAACCCATTTTTTGCATTTCACAACCATTAATATGTCATTATTCTAATTTTTCAGTTTTAGAGTTTTACGAGCTTTAAAAATAGATATTTTACCATTTCTATGATATAATTGTCCTCGAATATTTATTTTATATATAAAGAAAGGTGACTATATGAGAACTTTTATCATAACATTACTAATTGTTATAATCGTCGGTATCGGTGCTGGTATTGGTTTTTTAACAGCTAGTATTGACAGCATTACAAATGTCAATACAGAAATCAATCCTGATGCTTCTTCTCAATTTTTCGATGTTAATGGACACTTAATAACCACTACGGTTTCAGCCGAAAATCGTATTCCTGTAAAAATCAATAAAATACCTCAAAGTCTTGAGCAAGCTTTTCTAGCTGCCGAAGATATTCGTTTTTATGAACACTCGGGAATTGATCCCCGCGGTATAGTGAGAGCTATCTACAGTAATATTCTTAGTAAAGGTGTCGCCGAAGGCGGCAGTACTATCACGCAACAATTAGCTAAAAATGCTTTTTTATCACAGGACCGAAATCTAAAACGTAAGGTTCAAGAAGCTATTTTAGCGTTTAAACTCGAACAACAGTATAGTAAAAAAGAAATTTTAGAAATGTATTTAAACCAAATATACTTTGGTCAAGGCTCTTATGGCGTTGAAGCCGCATCATTACAGTATTTTGGTAAACACGTTCAAGACCTTACACTAGCACAATCAGCAATGCTAGCTGGTATTCCCAAAAGCCCTAACTATTATTCACCAATGAATAATTTCAAAGCTTCTAAAGAACGCCAAGAATTAGTCTTAGATCAAATGTTTAAATACCATTTTATTACGCAAGAAGAAATGCGCAAAGCCAAAGCAGAAAAAATTGTGATCACAAGTGCCGAACGCAAAAATTCCAGTGACGCTAGCTACTTCATTGACTATGTTTCCCAGTTAGTTGCCGAAAAATTTGGTGCTGATGCACTTTATAAACAAGGCTTAAAAATCTACACAACCCTAGATATTAATATGCAAGTTGCTGCCGAAGCGGCCGCAAAAGATTTACCAACTTTCTATACTGGTGCTAACGGCGTAAAACAACCGCAAATTGCCATTGTTGCTATCGAACCTAAAACAGGATACATTAAAGCCATGGTCGGGGGCAGAGGTAACGATCAATTCAATCGAGCTGTATTAGCAACTCGTCAACCAGGCTCCGCCTTTAAACCCTTTGTATATTTAGCAGCAATCGAAAGTGGCATGAATGCCGCCACACTAATCGAGGATAAACCAGTTACTTTCGCTGGTAATTGGTCACCTAGTAACTATTCGCGACAAAATTATGGTTGGGTAAGTTTAAGAACAGCCTTAACTCATTCTTATAATATTCCCGCCGTCCTTTTAGCAGATAAAGTTTCGCCAAGTAAAATACTATATTATGCTCAACAAATGGGCATCTCGACGCTTGTTAGTTCTGGAGCCATGAGCGACAACAATTTAGCAATGTCTTTAGGTGGATTAACTAAAGGCGTAATACCTTTAGAAATGGCAAACGCTTATGCAGTCCTAGCTAATCAAGGAGTTTATAATCATCCCGTAGCAATAACTAAAATAGTTGATCGTACTGGTAAAGTTATTTATAACAATAAACCTGCATCTCATAAAGTAGTTTCAGAAAACAGCAGTTATATCCTCGTTGATATGATGAAATCGGTAATTACTTCGGGTACAGGCTATGGTGCTAACATCGGTCGACCAGCAGCTGGCAAGACAGGAACAACCGACACCTATAACGATGCTTGGTTTGTAGGCTTTACCCCCGACATTTCTGCAGCAGTTTGGATTGGTCAAGATGAGGGCGGGAGTGTGAATATGACTGGCGCGGATTTACCAGCTACAATTTGGCGAAATTTCATGAGCGCAGCACACCGCAATATCGAAGTACATGATTTCACTAAACCACCTGGTGTTTTTATTCCTAGCGAGCCAGTAATCCAAAAAAATGAAAAAACCGACTCCAAAAAATCAGATACTGACAGCAAGAAAGATAACTCTTCCAAAACTGATAAAAAAGAAAACAGCAAACAAACCCCTAATAATCCTGCAACAACTCCAGAAACGCCTGCAAACAGCAAACCCAAAGAGCTTAAACCTGCAGGTTAATCCAAAAAAAGCATTGCCAGCAACTTTTTTTAATGGTACAATCTTGTCATAGATTAAGTAATTTTTATGAACTAAGGAGGTATTTTTTATGAATACTTGGGTATGTACAATTTGTGGTTATGTTTATGATCCCGCTGTTGGCGATCCTGATAGCGGCATTGCTCCTGGCACAGCTTTCGAGGATATCCCAGAAGATTGGGTATGTCCCTTATGCGGTGTAAGTAAAGACCAGTTTGAAAAACAATAATTTTGCATCAACATTTAAAAGGCTGGTTTTTGCCAGTCTTTTTTATATTAAGTTTTACCTAGGGGGTATTTTTTTGATTAAGTTTATTTTTATAACCAGCGTTCAAATCCTAATTTTATATTTGCTATTTGCTTACATTCCTGCGCTTGAAGTAGTAACTTTCACTGGTAAAATTTTAGGACTAACAATTCTCGCGCTTGTTTCTTCTGCAATTCAATATCTCTTCAGCTTACGTTTCATCTCACGCTACCGCTTCACGCTTACTTTTATGACCTTGGCTGGCACTGCTTTACTAACTTTAAAAAATTTGCCAGGCTATACTATTTTAGATAGCAATAAAAGCTTATTAATTATAATTCTGTTTAGTTTTACCAGTGTATTTTTAGGTTTATTTACCAAAAGGAGCGGGTGATTTTTTTGATTAAATTAATAGTTAGTGACATCGACGGGACGCTTATTGATGACGATTTGAATATTAGTCCCAAACTCCAAGCCACAGTAGAACGTTTAAAAGCCCAAAATATCTTTTTTACTCTAGCTACTGGGCGAATGTTTTCTTCAGCTTTACCATTTGCCCAAAAATTAAAAGTTAATATTCCCATTATCACCTACAATGGGGCTTTAATTCAAGATACGCAACAAGGCACCCAACTTTTTTCCAAAAAAATATCGCCGCCCGTAGCAAGATTAATTCTACAAACCTGTAAAACCAATAATTGGTATGTACAGTGCTATATAGATGACAAGTTATACGTAGCTAATGATTGCGCTTACGCACGTCAATATTCTAGTTTAGCAGGTGTACCTTTCTATACTTTGGGCGATGATTTCTTTAATTTATCCCTGCCCCAAGATAAAATGCTAATTATCGCCGAACCAGAACAACTGACTGCTATTCAAGCTCAGTTAGTAAGTCTTGCTGGGGAAGAAATTTGTTTTACTAGTTCTAAGTCCAAATTTATTGAATGTGTACATCGTGATGTAAATAAGGGTGTAGCTATAAAAAAATTAGCCGATTATCTTAACGTAGATTTAGATGAAGTTATGGCTGTAGGCGATTCTTTTAACGATGTCGAAATGTTGAAAACTGCTGGCCTTGGTATCGCAATGGGTAACGCTCCCACACCTGTAAAAAACATCGCTAAAGCTATAACTAGCAGTAATCAAGATGACGGGCTAGCTGTTTCTATCGAAAAATATGTTTTCAATTATAATAAAAGGATTTAAGCTAACATGAATTATCAAACCTTAAAAATAGTGTTTCCTTACACTCTCCCGGTACTTATGGGTTATATTTTCATGGGCATAGCCTTCGGAGTATTGCTTAGTAGTAAAGGTTATGCTTTTTATTGGGGAACCCTAATGGGCATCTTAATCTATGCGGGGTCAATGCAATTTATAGCAATCGGCCTACTAACAACCCCCCTTAATTTATTAGGCGCTGCTATTTTAACCTTTACGGTAAATGCCCGTCATTTGTTTTACGGTCTTTCACTTTTAGAAAAATTTAAAATTTTCGGGTTCAAAAAATTTTATATGATTTTTTCCTTAACCGATGAAACCTATTCGTTACTCTGCACTTTAAAACCACCCGCAAAAATATCGCCGGCTGATTTTTATTTTTCCATCGCCTTTTTAAACCACTTTTATTGGATACTTGGTTGCACATTAGGTGGAATTCTTGGTTCTTTAATAACCTTTAATTCGCAAGGTATAGACTTTAGTATGACGGCGCTGTTCATTGTTATCTTTGTTGAACAATGGGAAAAAACTGAACAACACATTCCGGCATTGGCAGGAATATTAATAACAGCATTATCATTAATATTCTTCGGAACAAAAAGTTTTATCATCATTTCCATGCTTTGTTTGGTTTTAACTCTAATTTTTTTCAGAAAAAAACTAGAAAGTACTTCCGAGGTGGATCATGCTGAATAATTTAGAACTTATATCGCTTATTTTAGTTCTTGCCATAGTTACTTTTTTCACTCGCTATCTACCCTTTGTTTTATTCCCAAGTAATAAAACAACGCCACGCTTTATTGTTTTTTTAGGACAATATTTGCCTCCCGCAATTATCGGAATGCTTATCGTTTATTGTTTTAAAGACATCCAACTTGCGAAACAACCTTATTTCTTCCCCGAATTAATTGCCGCTATTTTCGTTGTTATAATCCACAAATATAAACATAATTTGCTATATAGTATTGCCGGTGGAACAATTCTATATATGCTACTAATTCAAAAAGTAATGAGCGTGTGCTAAGCACACGCTCATTACTTTTATTTATAACTAAAATTACTTATTTTTTCACGTTCAATTTTGGCCTCAGCTAAAACAGCCTGTAATAGTATTGCACATTCTAATCGTTTTCTTTGCAAATCACAACCCAATTCATATGGTTTATAAATATCACCATTAATTAATTGGGCATTAGCATGACAACCGCCACTACAATGATATCTTGCCCAACACTCTAAGCAATCTGGTTTATTCAAAATATGAGCATTGCGAAATTCTTCAACTATTTTCGGTTTTTGCACCCCAGAATCTAAATTACCTAAAAGATATTCTTCTCGACCTACAAATTGATGACAGGGGTACAAGTCTCCCTCGGGAGTAACAGCAAAATACTCATGTCCTGCTCCACAACCTGATAAGCGTTTATTTAAACACGGTCCACCATCTAAGGCTACATTAAAATGAAAAAAGTTAAAGCCCTCACCTGCTAGGTTTGCTTGCAAATAAGCCCTCGCTAACTTCTCATATTCTGCATACAAAATTGGCAAGTCCTCTTTCTGTAAAGCGTAAGGTTCCGTTGTGCCTACAACAGGTTCTACTGATATTTCTTTACCTAATTTTGCCATATCTAGTACGTCCTGCGCAAAATCTAAATTATAACGCGTATAAGTACCACGTACATAATAATTTTTATCGCCTCGCAACTGCACCACTTTCTTAAAACCTGCGACAGCCTTATCATAACTTCCCACACCACCTTCATAAGGTCTAATGCGGTCATGCACCTCTTTGCGACCATCAATACTAATAACTAACATTACACGATTTTTATTGAGAAACTCAATGATTTCTTCTGTCAAAAGTGTTGCATTGGTAGTCAAGGTCAATTTAATATTTTTGCCGGTTTCTTGTTCACGCCGCCTAGCATATTCAATTAAATATTTATTTACAGACCAATTCATCAAAGGCTCGCCACCAAAGAAATCAATTTCCAAATTATGCCGCTTTTGGCTTCCTGCAATAGCAAACTCTATTGCCTTTTCACCTACTTCTTTACTCATTAAACTCCGCGTGCTCGTACCAAAATCTCCCGTACTTGCAAAGCAATAGCCACAGCGTAAATTACAGTCATGAGCTACATGCAGACATAATGATTTCACAATCGGTTGTTCTTTGAAAACTTCTGGTATTTCTGGAGCTTTTGAAAACAACAACCCTGCTTTTTGTAAACTTTCTAATTCACCAATAGCTTCTTGTAAATCTTCCAATTGATATTGTCCCGATAGTTTTTCATACACCATATGAGGATTATCACCTTGATAGACATCCAAAATATCATAAATCATTTGGTCAATCAAATGTACTGCCCCACTATTAACATCCAAAACTATTATATTATCATCTAGTTTAAATTTATGTATAAGCATTATTAGCTAAAACCCTCCCAAAAAAGTTAGCTCCCCGTATATACAAGGAGCTAAAATTGCAACATCTTTTTATTATTTCTTTTCACAAACTTGATTGCCTACTGTACAAGAAGTTTTACAAGCTGATTGGCAAGATGCTGGGCATTCACCACAACCTGTAGTTTTTGTAGACTTATTAAGTTCACCTTTGTTCACAGTCTTAATGTGTTTCATTATATACACCCCTCCTTAAAACGATTACAACTACTAGAATATTTTATACCTTTTAGCTATTTTTCGCAAGTGTCAAATTTCTATACCAGCCTTTTAACTGGGCGCGAAACAGTCTACTTTGAAAGCCACGCACTGGATCTTCATACTTAAACATATTAACGCGGTAATAGTAGTATTGCGGCGAATTGTAAACATTAACTCCATCTAAGCCAGTTACCGCACCTGTGTAACCAATTTTTTCTAGAATTTTGCCAATCTTATCATTATAACTCCCATTTGGATAAGCCAAATATTTAACAGTTTTTAAAGTAAGATATTCTAAGTATTGCTTTGAAATTACCAGTTCTTTCTCCACTTCCTCAGCGCTTAAAGTTGCTAACGGTAAATGTCGATCAGTATGCGAACCAATTTCAATACCAGCCTTACTTAACTCTCCTACCTGCTTAGGGCTTAAATAATTAGTCGCTCCAACACTGCCAGTAACCACAAAAACAGTTGCTGGATAATTATATTTTTGCAAAATAGGTAAAGCTTTAGTTAAATTATTTTCATAACCATCATCAAAGGTAATAACAATATATTTTTCTTCACCTAATTTTCTATTATCCATCAATTCTTGCATCTTTTCTAAAGTAATAGCCTTGTAACCATTTTGGTGTAAATATTTAAGTTGCTCATCAAAAACTTTTTCCGATACACTATATACCGAATGATCATTATCAACTTTATGATATGCCAAAATTGGGACACTATTTTTTTTATAATCCTCAAAACTCCAATAAGCTACAGCTACAGCTACTAAGCTAAAAACACTTAAATATATAACTATCTTTTTTATTTTTACTAACACTACTTTCTCTCCATTCCTAGTTCAATTGCTAATCTTTCTATTTTCTTCAAACGATGATTAAGACCCGATTTTGAAATATTACTATCATTTAATTCAACCAATTCGCTTAAAGTACTATCTGGATATGCCAATCTCAATTCTGCGGCTTCTCTCAAGGCTACTGTAAGTTCGCACCAATATTGTTCTTTACTTTTCAAAAAATTAATGCTCTCTACTTGCCGCAATGCCGCTTGTACAGTTTTATCAAGATTTGCAGTCTCACAGTTAACTAATCGATTAACTTGATTACGCATTTGTTTCACAACTCGTACATTTTCAAACTTCAGCAACGCATTATGAGCCCCTATCACTGAAAGAAAATTAATAATATAGTCCCCGCCTTTTAAATAAATTATATATTCATTTTTCCGATCTGTTAGCTTCACAGGCAAATCAAAATATTTCATAACACGCAAAATAGTATCAGCAAAGTTTTTATTCGAAGTTATTATTTCTAAGTGGTAATCACCTTCTGGTTTATTTACAGAACCACTTGCCATAAATACACCCCGTAAAAAACAACGTCTACAGCAAGGGCTAAGCAGCA from Succinispira mobilis DSM 6222 includes:
- the putP gene encoding sodium/proline symporter PutP — protein: MQSINIGILIAFLLYLFAMVAIGVWHYYKTQDLSDYILGGRQLNPWVTSMSSVASDMSGWMLMGLPGFAYVAGISAYWIAIGLALGTWLNWQFVAKRLRNYTQLANDSLTIPDFFENRFRDKSKSLRIISAIFIFIFFLVYTSSGFVAGGKLFNTVFGIPYLWSLIISAGVVVSYTFLGGFKAVCWTDFCQGVLMFIAVIAVPATGIYLIGGPSLTIQTLTTNFPEHLNMFTNPDGSNITFISIISLLAWGLGYFGQPHILVRFMAIRSAKEISAATKIAMTWIVFSLSAAVIIGLVGRVYIHPELTGSAIETVFMVMTEQFYVSFFAGVILSAILAAIMSTASSQLLVTASSIAQDFYQALIRKNASEQELVLVSRITVILVSILAIIVASNPDNLVLDLVAYAWAGFGAAFGPLVLVSLFWRNATRNGALAGIFVGGSTVLLWKYLGNPALYEIVPAFIASFLAIIIVSKLEGSPSQEILNEFKAFEKLNKEN
- a CDS encoding zinc-ribbon domain containing protein, encoding MKEDKTLACRECGAEFVFSASEQEFYEQKGFTNEPGRCLSCRKARKQRMGDAPERAPRQMHAATCAECGVETEVPFKPSGDRPVYCHDCFKKMN
- a CDS encoding CGGC domain-containing protein — protein: MDKEQIKLIVIVQCEFASKRCSGHACMRSFYERTGTFQNYPSTTMYLSLTCGGCCGKGLVAKLEHLTKMNLKKWQLQRNQVTIHLASCICKDNYHADVCPHLDYIKNILYKKGYENLIEGSYLSDTATKKRNLGIYKK
- a CDS encoding transglycosylase domain-containing protein — protein: MRTFIITLLIVIIVGIGAGIGFLTASIDSITNVNTEINPDASSQFFDVNGHLITTTVSAENRIPVKINKIPQSLEQAFLAAEDIRFYEHSGIDPRGIVRAIYSNILSKGVAEGGSTITQQLAKNAFLSQDRNLKRKVQEAILAFKLEQQYSKKEILEMYLNQIYFGQGSYGVEAASLQYFGKHVQDLTLAQSAMLAGIPKSPNYYSPMNNFKASKERQELVLDQMFKYHFITQEEMRKAKAEKIVITSAERKNSSDASYFIDYVSQLVAEKFGADALYKQGLKIYTTLDINMQVAAEAAAKDLPTFYTGANGVKQPQIAIVAIEPKTGYIKAMVGGRGNDQFNRAVLATRQPGSAFKPFVYLAAIESGMNAATLIEDKPVTFAGNWSPSNYSRQNYGWVSLRTALTHSYNIPAVLLADKVSPSKILYYAQQMGISTLVSSGAMSDNNLAMSLGGLTKGVIPLEMANAYAVLANQGVYNHPVAITKIVDRTGKVIYNNKPASHKVVSENSSYILVDMMKSVITSGTGYGANIGRPAAGKTGTTDTYNDAWFVGFTPDISAAVWIGQDEGGSVNMTGADLPATIWRNFMSAAHRNIEVHDFTKPPGVFIPSEPVIQKNEKTDSKKSDTDSKKDNSSKTDKKENSKQTPNNPATTPETPANSKPKELKPAG
- the rd gene encoding rubredoxin; this encodes MNTWVCTICGYVYDPAVGDPDSGIAPGTAFEDIPEDWVCPLCGVSKDQFEKQ
- the argS gene encoding arginine--tRNA ligase; protein product: MDIKDILRKAIQEVLQNICTKGILNLPEGAQLPEVQLEVPPRKELGDFSTNIAMQASRVLRCNPRIIAQALVDNLKCEQVQRLEIAGAGFINLYLVNDWPYQMLASVLDKGADYGNLPKMTSPRIQLEFVSANPTGKLHVGHGRGAAFGSALANLMLAAGYNVQKEFYINDAGTQIENLAKSVNARYLELLGEACEFPENGYHGEDIISTAKNIIDQDGSKYLNVSEEERLIIFKEIALVEKLNGLKQDLAEFGVTFDNWFSERSLYREDKINKACTVLTEKGYLYEQDGAKWLRSTDFGDDKDRVVIRDNGIPTYLAADIAYHQNKLERGFDTLINIWGADHHGYIARVKAAIAALGYKAEALEVLILQMVSLYRDGQMVKMSKRTGQSITLSELIEEVGKDAARYFFVMRSIDSQLDFDLNLAIEKSSDNPVYYVQYAHARICSIFKQLQDLGINCSITKEIDKLQLLTHESELNIIKKIGSYEEEIAYAAKERMPHKIAHYVYELASLFHTFYNQCRIVGVESDLQQARISLISATKVTLIHALGILGVTAPERM
- a CDS encoding DUF1934 domain-containing protein, with protein sequence MRKVEINIESVQNSAGETLKIEQQSHGYLTFKASSWYLRYKDQEGIEYTYKYSADRLLVLRQGAVEHRQEFILGKERISSYFNTGIILEVKTITNKLKLEKLDADIKIYLEYQLYLNGIFQGINQVLIRTRECS